A window of the Oncorhynchus kisutch isolate 150728-3 linkage group LG12, Okis_V2, whole genome shotgun sequence genome harbors these coding sequences:
- the si:dkey-85n7.8 gene encoding cytochrome c oxidase subunit 8B, mitochondrial, which yields MVMALKGVPQAASLVRAKMVLQDRRTIYSKPPKTKIGPGQSFFIMSVFAVGMLAPAGWIMHHIPEYRQRPRPSSRPS from the exons ATGGTCATGGCCCTGAAGGGGGTCCCCCAGGCAGCGTCTCTGGTACGGGCTAAAATGGTCCTGCAAGACAGGAGGACCATCTACAGCAAGCCACCCAAGACCAAGATCGGACCTGGG CAAAGCTTCTTTATCATGTCCGTCTTTGCTGTCGGCATGCTTGCTCCGGCCGGCTGGATCATGCACCACATCCCAGAGTACCGCCAAAGACCACGTCCTTCATCAAGACCGTCGTAA